The Globicephala melas chromosome 20, mGloMel1.2, whole genome shotgun sequence genome contains a region encoding:
- the GALK1 gene encoding galactokinase, translating to MAASEQRQPGELLAKARRAFLEEFGAEPELAVSAPGRVNLIGEHTDYNQGLVLPMALELGTVLVGSPRADGLISLLTTSEDADEPRRLQFPLPTTQRPLEPGAPHWANYVKGVIQHYPAAPLPGFSAVVVSSVPLGGGLSSSASLEVATYTFLQQLCPDSGTVAARARVCQRAEHSFAGVPCGIMDQLIALLGQKGHALLIDCRSLETSLVPLLDPKLAVLITNSNVRHSLGSSEYPLRRRQCEEVARALGKESLREVQLEELEAGRELMSGEAFRRARHVVGEIQRTAQAAAALSRGDYRAFGRLMVESHNSLRDDYEVSCPELDQLVEAALSAPGVYGSRMTGGGFGGCTVTLLEASAASLVMQHIQGQYSGTATFYLSQAADGAQVLCL from the exons ATGGCCGCTTCCGAGCAGCGCCAGCCCGGGGAGCTGCTGGCCAAGGCCCGGAGAGCCTTCCTGGAGGAGTTCGGGGCCGAGCCCGAGCTGGCCGTGTCGGCCCCGGGCCGCGTCAACCTCATCGGGGAGCACACGGACTACAACCAGGGCCTGGTGCTGCCCATG GCGCTGGAGCTTGGGACTGTGCTGGTGGGCAGCCCCCGGGCAGATGGGCTTATCTCCCTCCTTACCACCTCTGAGGATGCCGACGAGCCCCGCCGGCTGCAGTTTCCCCTGCCCACAACCCAGCGGCCACTGGAGCCTGGGGCCCCCCACTGGGCCAACTACGTCAAGGGAGTGATTCAGCACTACCCAG CTGCCCCCCTCCCTGGCTTCAGTGCAGTGGTGGTCAGCTCAGTGCCCCTGGGGGGTGGGCTGTCCAGCTCAGCATCCCTGGAAGTGGCCACGTATACCTTCCTGCAGCAGCTCTGCCCAG ACTCGGGGACAGTAGCCGCCCGGGCCCGGGTGTGTCAGCGGGCTGAGCACAGCTTCGCAGGGGTGCCCTGTGGCATCATGGACCAGCTCATCGCACTGCTGGGGCAGAAAGGCCACGCGTTGCTCATTGACTGCAG GTCCCTGGAGACAAGCCTGGTGCCGTTGTTGGATCCCAAGCTGGCTGTGCTCATCACCAACTCCAACGTCCGCCACTCTTTGGGCTCCAGCGAGTATCCCCTGCGGCGGCGCCAGTGTGAAGAAGTGGCCCGGGCGCTGGGCAAGGAGAGCCTTCGTGAGGTGCAGCTGGAGGAGCTGGAGG CTGGCAGGGAGCTGATGAGCGGGGAGGCCTTCCGGCGGGCGCGGCACGTGGTGGGCGAGATCCAGCGCACAGCCCAGGCAGCAGCCGCCCTGAGCCGCGGCGACTACAGAGCCTTCGGCCGCCTCATGGTGGAGAGTCACAACTCGCTCAG GGATGACTACGAGGTGAGCTGCCCCGAGCTGGATCAGCTGGTGGAGGCTGCGCTCTCTGCGCCCGGGGTTTATGGCAGCCGCATGACAGGCGGTGGCTTTGGTGGCTGCACGGTGACCCTGCTGGAGGCCTCTGCCGCTTCCCTAGTGATGCAGCACATCCAG GGGCAGTACAGCGGGACCGCCACCTTCTACCTTTCCCAGGCGGCCGACGGCGCCCAGGTGCTGTGCCTGTGA
- the H3-3B gene encoding histone H3.3, producing MARTKQTARKSTGGKAPRKQLATKAARKSAPSTGGVKKPHRYRPGTVALREIRRYQKSTELLIRKLPFQRLVREIAQDFKTDLRFQSAAIGALQEASEAYLVGLFEDTNLCAIHAKRVTIMPKDIQLARRIRGERA from the exons ATGGCCCGAACCAAGCAGACTGCTCGTAAGTCCACGGGTGGCAAAGCGCCCCGCAAACAGCTGGCCACTAAAGCCGCCAGGAAAAGCGCCCCCTCTACCGGCGGGGTGAAAAAACCTCATCGCTACAG GCCCGGGACCGTTGCGCTTCGAGAAATCCGTCGTTACCAGAAATCCACCGAGCTTCTGATCCGGAAGCTGCCTTTCCAGAGGTTGGTGAGGGAGATCGCCCAGGATTTCAAAACCGACTTGAGGTTCCAGAGTGCCGCCATTGGTGCGCTTCAG GAGGCTAGTGAAGCGTACCTGGTGGGTTTGTTTGAAGATACTAATCTGTGTGCCATCCACGCTAAGAGAGTCACCATCATGCCCAAAGACATCCAGTTGGCTCGCCGGATACGGGGAGAGAGAGCTTAA